The genomic stretch cattttatgttcgtacacaagtttaaaaaaaaaactacaaaattatgtggctcctgcaaaaaagacaaattttgatgctataacacgactacgtacaggacatttttttttgtcttttttgtacatgctacataaaatgttgtttctccatgaaaacttgtgcactaacatagaatgtcacgatgtacaccaaaaaatttatgtcagaattttttaacatttttaaaattattttttaattattttatataatgagagcatatgctcctatgagccaaaacgccacctccgctTTATTCTTATATCTTGATATATActatccataccatgcttgtttcctaaagatactaGGGGAGCTTCTCAAATTCTACAAATggcgcactttgcattcaaacgcaaactcTCCaactgcacacattatggggggggggggggactgtcttaatatcttatatgCAATCAAGGtttgagcttatcataatatttatatgtGACTCCAGCTCGGTTTGTCATTGTATACTAAAaatggggagattgtaagggtattttacccttatccattattttggtaacaatgacatcgttgctagagtaattggtgtaatacatgtctatgagattatttccaggtattagccaaatagttattatggtgtatcaatggaacaataaGGTGAAGGGAGACCCCCTCATTTGGACAGAAATGAAGAAGGGTTGTTCAGCCTCAGGCCAGCCTGAGGTCCGGCTagaccggccgtggcaccggctgACCCGGCACCGACCagcccctggactggtgccaaccgggcaccatCAAGGGAGTTTCCACCTTCACCCGGAGCTGGCCCGGCGcatggcccggtttggaccggcctggtccggccaCACGACCGCCCGAGCCGTCCTGAGGACCGGCTACCCCGGCGCGCACCGGCTCCTGCTCCGGTGACAACCGGGGGCAGGTACTGTAAGGCCAAGTCCCGCCCCTGTCACGGCCCGGCGcccggcccggtttggaccgagtGGTACGGCCtacggtccggttggaccggcctctgcgccggatggtgtaataacccagaacataggaacaacgaaggtagatttagaaatgggttgtgcatttcatcgcaaaacgggtgaaattttcgcgccttattgcaactaaacctaagagggatcgaggttctctctcattttgcaattagggttaggcaatgtgagttagggaaatttcgacatgatctcttttgtatcttatcagtttggggaatgatttcatttgacaagtattAATACATTGAACAATAAGCATTACACAATTTAAATATGGAATTCAcaattcaaacacaacttatgaattcaaatgactttgaatttcaaattgaatattaaatacaatatttaatcaagaatataaacattacataagacaaaagctcataaacaaaacttgagctttattgatacacaacacaaattacaaagtctttacaatattcttgatacaagaattgaggaataatcaacagaaatgaaaaaggaaaattacaagatttTCCTAAACTAAAAACTAGACTaatgcttgaagaacatcttctgatcatattcaccttcaaacctgcaaaacaaataacaAGTACTAGCCAGAATGTAAGTGTTAGAAGTTCAGTTTGAATAGATAGCACAACATCACAGAAGTTTAGTTTGGACAGTGAACACTGTcattgcacacttgtgcttgtccaaatccTCGGACAGGCACAAGATAGGCACGAGCGAGACCAAAAGCGAGCGACcacggggctcaagtttcagcatatgagggcTAGTGCTGATCAAGCAACAACAAGGCCATGCAACAGCTGAGTCACAAAGCAAGCCAAgcatgtgtgtcatggccagagtagaagtagagatgatataaaaggattacaaaccctagaaccagtgcacagtcgaccagataagattcaccaggtaagggtgaagttagagcaacacatagttcatccgagttcttgctcaagaacagcacaaacacacacaaaacctcgGCCATcgtaaatcatggtgacctaggagATCAACCAagactggaggtgaagggctttgcacaaaccacaagtctgcaacaacaaaatatttcattctaggagctggaacaagctataccaagttcctggacagatccaatggatctgatccataaattatgcatgacatagtcatgggactgagcagatgctcaaatgggtagatcatcacttggttttcaccaaggattacttgcCGATCCGGAAGCCACTAAAAATGGAAATCATACGGATACGAGATCTTGTGCACGAAGCTAGcaatcatgcacagatgcacacactagcaagatatTATGCACAGATAAGCACAAGTAGATGTGTTGCAATGATTAGCAGCTAATACAGACTATATAGTAAATCCTAAGCATgtaaccatcagtaaaccctagatttcatcaggcaagcatattggcattcatatctagtatgatccccaaatatgcaagaaaagttgagtagccacaagatccaatcaaataggtgagcaaccaatcggTAGCAAGGActacgaggtcacatcacacttagcaccatttaAAATAAAGCCAACTATAGCACATCatcatccagaaatggattcagattcatttgcttgcTAAACAATCATGAATAGCAAATTCATatgcaagcaagtcatttaaatcatcactgcataagcaattCATCATGAATCAGTTTATTCAAGCATGAATATGTAACAAATTCATACAATttattgacagtagcacactgtagGGCAACACAGCACCAatcactgcatcatagccactggatcTAGTCCAGTAAgctagagcaagcaatagcacatgtATGCagtagcatagtgatgcttgagcatcagcatcaccaagAAAAATGAATCACTTAGTCACAGAAGTAATCAGTAAGCAATCACtgatatttaattgatcaaatggatcaattgaatcaagtcaagccacacaaataagctagccaacaagcaatggtagatccaatggatcaatagcttacacaggaagcacagaagcacctcacaggcaccactggcaatcacaagtgtcactgatgcacagcagcacacctagacaagcaagtatggaTTTCCAGTAAGAATAACAAGCCATAAGCATGAACAGCATAGCATAGCAAGCTTGTAAGCAAGTACAGGGTAGCATAGCAAtatcagagcatgctaggagcagcagacaaGCAACAAATGGCAGGTATAGCAAGCAAAGCAACAGCCGACGCACCGTAAATTGGTAGATTGGCCATAATTTGTAGAAAATGGAAGCACAGGTAGCTTAGGCAGCAATTGCAGGGCTCTATATGATCATAGGATCATCAGAGAGCAGTagaacaagaggaggaagaagcacagtagcttggGAGGAGCACAGTCAtggaaaggagaaggaggagaagcagcacacacttacatgcgcctggtggcagaagctatggcatggtgaggcagtgctcgcgcggccatagcagctgcaaaaccCCGGGtagacgccggcgttacgccgacgagcacgaacaccaccacagcagcacggcacggagacgacggcactggCATGCGCAAGCGGCACCGCACCGGGTCGGTCTCGGGAGCGCGCACGTCGACCGGCGAGGGCGAGGGatcgccggagaccaccaaatcgcccaaggcgattctccacgagatccagagtgGAGGCGAtacgccaggagaggaagagatgggggaaaccacgcggacagatcgatagatcgtctcgcggcggtcccGATTTGGTAGGTGGCTAGGACAGGGGAGCATGGAGATGGCcggagagcggcggcggccatggcggcgacgccatcgccacgggcgtcccgagaggattagggttagggatgagcgagtgagagagacgagcgagtgagtgaggtgggccgcttcggcgccaccgacccgatAAGGGacacgccttagtgggctgtcccatgggccttagttaagtgggctggcccaataggggacAGGGGTAATTTAGTCTTTTTACTTTAGAAAAAGACCAggatttcaccaatttttagtaaataaaatacaactctaaaaatcccttaaaaattggattagtgaatgaaaaataaatcttaaccagaataaaatatgaaatagaatttaagaaacaaattcaaaattatgaatttgaagaatttaaataataacttggaattttaaactattatttccttgtatttaaaattcaaggaaaaatctcaaataagttcaaatacttattttcaaacatttcaaaataaaattctattattccaagtcatttctattgagaaaagtatttttcaaagaaaaatactctattccctatttattccaaaaatatagactcaactctattatttcaaatcaNNNNNNNNNNNNNNNNNNNNNNNNNNNNNNNNNNNNNNNNNNNNNNNNNNNNNNNNNNNNNNNNNNNNNNNNNNNNNNNNNNNNNNNNNNNNNNNNNNNNCAAGTGgacctataaataccccttccccTACCTTAGAACAGTCATGCACTACATTACAAACTATTcttgagctctttctctctctcatactcctttgatagaaacaccaaaagcctcagatctccctcctccttccacccaaactcgaatccctcgggggaaaagatagaggaggtcttgatctatacttccaccgagccaaatcatgtctccccttgtattcatcaagatacatGCTCTCTAGGGTTTCATGGAAACCCTAGGAGGACAAACGGGTTCGGAAGCATCCGAGCTGTGGATgtactcctgacaagattgtgaaggtttggaggctgcctcaaagtctagcACAAGTGaaaagagctattccttcgtgggataggctcaagagaagaaggtgagccttcgtggcgctggggaatccttcgtgggaccccccacctctccaaacgtgacgtaccttcttgcaaaggaagggaacacgggaataaaccttcgtctccgcgtgctatcggttatctctaaccaaactctttgcttgtgatatatctgcctgtgagagccttcgtgctcgagttagttgtatcatcatatagggtgcctcacctagtttgcattaggctcacctttatattccgcaaagcctaatcttgcaaagaaaaaattaaaatctgtagaaacctattcacccccttctaggtttaccatctctaaacTTTCAATAGCCTTCTCGGCATCATGAGTAATACATATAATTATATCGTCAGTGTATTGTAAATTGCAAAACCTTGAGTAAAACAATCGGGAACTAGACCAAATAGAAGACCATTTCTCTGAGCATGCAACACCATTTGAGTTAAAACTTCTCCCACCATATTGAAAAATAACTGAGATAGAGGATCCCCTTGTCGTACCCCTTTTGCACTTTGAATATAAGGCCCAATCGCATCGTTAATTTTCACCGATAATGTTTCATtatgaagaacttgaaggacCCAATTACAACATAACTCAGAGAAACCCCTAATCTATGGCAATCAAGAAGGAAATTCCAATTCACTTTGTCATGCGCCTTTTTGAAATCTAATTTAAGAATGCTTGTTTTTTCACATGTGTGATAAATAATTTCATGTAAAGACATAATGTGCCATCCATGATGTTTCTTTTGTTAACGAAAGCATTTTGTTGAACACTAAACAACATAGAAGCATAAGGTTCTAGGCGAATGCATAAGGTTTTAGTTATACATTTGTACAAGCACCTTAATAGGCAAATTGCACGGAAATGTTGGATCTTATCTGCACCATCTATTTTTGGGAGAAAGGTAATAATACCATAATTAAGTATTTGAACATCTAGCTGGCCCATATGAAAtttatcaaacatatgcataataTCAGGCATAATAATGTCTCAACACTTCTGATAAACCCTATAGGCATACTTTCAAGTCCATGTGCCTTATTAGGTTTCATGGAAAACAAGGCATTTCTTACTTCTTCAATAGTAAAAGGTCTTGTTATATTACTATTATGTACATTAGTCAAAATTTCATGAGCTTGCCATGGAAAACTGGAAAAAGATTTCCTGGAGCAGGGCCAAACAAATGTTTCTAGAATTCAGTAGCATGATCTGTAGGATTGCCAACGCCCTCAATAACAATTCCCTCATGTTGTAAATGGTGCACAATATGTTTCATTCTTTTTTGCATTTGCAATTCTATGAAAAATGGTAGTATTGGAATAAAGTTCCTCACCAGCATACATATCTAAAAGAATATAATGAATATCAACATACATATCTAAAAGAATAGTATGGCTATGTTAGCATATGACGCCATGATAGCACAAGTCACGCTCCATACGCTCATACATAAACACCATGTTTTCTTATCACTAGTATTAACATTTTAGGAGCAACAACATAGATAAAATAAAGTCATGGTAGCACCCTCCATCTTTATCAAGATGAGGTGCCAGGATAAAATTAGCATGGCATTTTTTTCCTGGGTTGGATCACATCCTTTTTTAGGAAGTACTTGCACATTTCATTAATAGTACTAAAGTTTAAAAACATACATCTGAAGACTTCTAGATAGATCGGAAGAAAACATGTGTTTTTAGGAGACTTTGTAGTGAACACAACGAAGAGACAAAAAAGATGCATCGAAAGGAAAGGAGAGCTATGTGAATTTTATCTTTCTTCGTCATCGGTGTCGAGGCAACACCATCACCGTCAGTAGCTTTGTGAGTCGGTGGAGAGGCATGCGATGCAGAAAAGCCACTGATGTCGTGGTATCTCAACCATGGATCATCCTTGTGTTGATTATAAGATCACATATCCATCAGCGCCGACCAAGTAAATGGAGAGCAGTGCTCACTAGAAGTGTTGCCATCGGACCACCTACTGCTAGCTCCTCGACCACCGCCTCACCCGTGGACCGTCGTTGTCACCCAAGACAATGCCCATCATATCTCAGGCTCACTCAATGCATCAGGGTCCACTCTTCTTTGAGAAATTTATCATTGGTGCGTCGGGAATCTGGAAAGAGAGAAACAATCTTATTTTTAGGGATATTAGACCATCTAGAGCATCTTGGAGAGAAAGAGTTTACTCCGACTTACTTTTGCTTAGGTTCAGGGCACCTCAAAACCTGGTAAATCACATTTTTAGTCGTATAGACAcattgtaatttttattttcatGTCCGTCATTGTAAAGGGTGTTTACACCAAACTATGTAAATATTTGTGGTAATGAATGAAATACCACAGTAGGAGCCTCTCCTACTGTGTCTTTGTAAAAAAAATCCCATCAGCCACCAATTTAACTCATGTACAATATCTCCTAACTCCATGGTGATGTAATAGGAACCACCAGCACAATAGGGACAAAGGTGGAGAACAAAAATCTCGGAGGGTCGTTGTTACCTCACCGACGACCCCAAGAAAGCCTAACAACACCGTCCATGATGAACGATAGGACACCACACTGCCAGGTCCCTCAGGCGAGTCGAGTTGCGGCTGGATATGATGAAAACTTATTCCATAGAGACCATAGCCACCACCAAAATAACGTCACATGCTAGATGACCAAACCCTAACCTATCTACACACCACAAACGTGACACTGGGGTACCATCCCATCCCACCGTGGAGGAAATAGGAACCCTTGGTCTCGCCGGCGGAGAGCGGTTTGAGAACGGTCCTCTTCCCTTTCACCTGCCTCAAGAGAAAACATAGAAGCGGACCCAAAAACTAAATTCTTTTACTACCTCTATCTATAAAAGTATGACGCAAGTTGAtctaaatatgaatgtatctatacacttatacatccgaatttagacaaatcttccACATACTTTtacagacggagggagtagaaaggaTCACATTTTTGTTGGAAGCTCAAAGTGGAAACCGACACGGCCCTCAGTCCGGCACTCCTATCCATTTGGCCCATCTCTTCAGAGTGGGCCCATTCCCCCGTTGCCCACGGTTTCGCATCAGAACCCGCAGCAGTTTCTTTCTTCTCCTCCAGTCCCACTTCCACCATGGCTGCCTCTGCCTCTCCCGAGAACTCCACCgtcgccccctcctcctccctccctccccaATGGTAGGTGCCAGCAGCTCGAGCCACGACTGACCGCGCGGGGCCTCGATCCAGCGCAAGGCGCGCGGAACTCCCGGGCGCGAGGTTCCAGCTGCAAGGTTGGAGCGGCGGAGATCCGGCCGCCGGACGACCCTCGAATCCGCTGGTTACCGTCGTGTCCAGAGATAATTCGAGGTTCGATTACATTCCCTGcccgttcttcttcttcgccctTGTAATTCTCATCCAAGTAGTAGTGTTTTGTACGGAACAACTGTGCGATTCAAGCTGATGCAACCCTGCTGTCTATCTATAGCAGGTTCAATTCGCTGGTGCGTGCTGTGTTACGGTCTCGTGGATCTGTGTTTCGGTGATCTCCGTGCCAAGGCTCTGCCGCGGGAAAGGAGGCTGCTTTGGGCCCGAGGTCTTTGTGGGGGTGGAATCCCCATAGGGGCGACCAGTTCAAGAGAGCGCCTGTTCATGATTCAGGCAATGGCGTCGCATTTGCAGTCGCaggctggaggcggcggctacGCTGGCCCGTCGGGCAGGCAGCCGCAGGGCCTGGCCAGGCAAGGGTCCTTGTACAGCCTTACCCTCGACGAGGTGCAGAACCAGCTGACTGAGCCCTTGCTCAGTATGAACCTTGATGAGCTGCTCAAGAGCGTGTTTCCTGATGGCGTGGACCCCGATGGTGCTGTCGCCGGCCAGTCCGAGCCGCCCTCGGGCCTGCATCGCCAGGGGAGCATCACGATGCCTCCGGAGCTCAGCAAGAAGACCGTCGATGAGGTGTGGAAGGGCATCCTGGATTCGCCGAAGAAAAAAAGCGGCGACGAGGGTGGCTGGCGCAGGCGGGAGAGGCAGCTTACGCTTGGGGAGATGACACTCGAGGATTTCCTGCTGAAAGCTGGGGTCGTCACGGAAGGGTGTTTGAAGGATTCAAGTGACTTCCCACCCAACATGGATGCAGCTGGGAGCAGTGTAATCGCGGCTGGTGCGCCCAGTTCGAGCTCGACACCACAGGCACAGTGGTTACAGCAGTACCAGCAGCAAGCTTTGGAGCCTCCACATCCAAGCATGGCAGGTTCTTTCATGGCAACTCAGTTGGCCCCTCAGCCACTGGCTGTCGCTACAGGAGCTATCTTGGAATCGATTTACTCGGATGGCCAGATCACTTCACCCATGCTCAGTGCACTTTCAGATCCCCAAACACCTGGGCGCAAACGTGGTGCCTCCTCAGGGGGTGTACCTGATAAGGTTGTAGAAAGAAGGCAGAAGAGAATGATAAAAAACAGGGAATCGGCTGCGCGGTCAAGAGCGAGGAAGCAGGTCTACTTCTATTGTCCTGCCTACTTCTGATCTCCTATGTATTGAGTTTTGTTTTGCTATATTTCTGATTGCAACATCAAAGCGTAATGAAAAATTATCCTCGGATATATTGATTTCGGTATATCTCTTGCATAGTTTAGCCTAAGACTGCAACCATATTATTAGGTTCTATGGCACTGTAGTGGTGTGTTGTTCTTCTACGTCATTCTAATGCATTAATAACCAAATGCATTCTGCTTGGCAGGCTTACACTAATGAGCTTGAAAACAAGGTATCTCATCTTGAAGAGGAGAACGAGAGGCTAAAGAGGCAGAAGGTACCTTATTTCCTATTATCATAATACTGTTACCTTCCCCCTTCTTTTGGGGGAGGATATTTAAAACTAGGTTATTCCACTATGCATTGCAGTGAACTGTAGGTACTTTTAACACTGTTCTTGTTCAGATAGTCAAACTAATTTTTGTTTCAAGAAAGAAGAGTCTCAAAGCTACTTTTCTTGGTTACTGATCTGATCTAACTAAGTTTTGGGATTTAAATAAAGATTATGCCAAGTTTTCTTTTGAAAGGCGAAACATACCAGGTCATGCTATAATGTATGTAAGTATATGCAAGTTTGAGCCCACAAAATTTGGCTAGATTGTGTTAGCGTGAACATAATAATTTTTGGAAACATGATCAGCTGTATATTCGAGATTCAGAGGGAACTCTTATGGAGTTCTTCAGAATGTTATTCAGCCCTGATTTACTGACTTGTCTCACTGCATTAACTTGGCCGCTAGGTTTCAATGTTTTAAAATGTTAATTATCATCAGTTCACCAGCATTTTAATGTTTGACAGGGTGTTCTATATGTTGCATACATCTCAACATATGGATTAAAATTACTAGAGATCAATGCATTAGTGTGATTAAAATCTTATAACCCAAAACATATAACTGTTAGAAACCAATACATTAGTTATTAGTACTCGTTAAATCGTAATTACGTGTCAAGTCACAGGACACCTATGCTTGTGTTTCTTTATTTTGTTCATTTGATCCTTCAAATGGTGATGCTCATTTATCTATTGAACATATCATATTATTACTTGGAGATGATGCTGATTATGTTAATTATATGTAGCAAATGTTCATAAACATATCCCTCCATGTAAATTTGTTCTTTGATGCCATGATCTTACAGTCCTAGATGAAATTATGATGCTCCATACCTTGTGGCTATGCATAATTCTTAGCCTTACACTTCTTTGCAGTCCACTAGCTTACGGTGTAGTGGTGTTCATGTATGTCTGATGTCTCTAATGATACttactgtttttatttttcaaaatttttcaGGAGCTGGACATGCTAATGATCTCCGCGCCACCCCCCGAACCGAAGTATCGGCTCCGAAGAACAAGTTCCTCCCCCGTTTGACagcgacggcgatgatgatgtTCATAGTAATTTTTGTAGATTACACCGCATATATATTCCCCGTGCTCGTGGTAGAAACAGCTGGTATGGTAGCTCGAGGTTCTAGCTTGTCGCAGCCCGATGGTTCACAATTTGTAGGTCAGTAGCAGCCCTAGGCCCCTAGCATGTCCTAGATGATCTCTTCCGAGGCTTTGTCAGTTTGTAAATCTGCCAGGCACATGTTCAATTTTATATCGGAGCTTCTTCCTTCTACATGATAAGTCTCTTGTTCATCATGATCATGTATGTTGCCATGGCCATAGAAAGTGTCTTTTGCTTTCTGTTTCTGCCAGAGTGGCACTGGGTATAACTTGATGAACAGCTCTGTTTCATCAAACATATTTTGGCTGAGAAATTGACAGCCAATTCCCACAGAGGTCGTGATCGTATCTAACTATCTACGTGTGTGGCCGTTGCATCCTATCTGTGTGAAGGCACCCATCAAGCCATGACCATCATTGTTGCATCTATGGAAGAATGTCATTGTGAACTTCGAACTGCATCAGATCCTGGGTTGGGATTAGAACTGAGAGGATGTGTGGTAGCACCAGCCTAAATTCCTTTCTTATCACAAAAATTCATGCTGATCACATGCTGTTCATCGAGACTATTTTTAGAATTCACTTTCTTCCCTTCTGAGGAATCTTGGATAAGTTCAGAACTTTTTAGACACTGGttgaaataattaaaaataacttCGTCCGACATAGCAGCTGCACAGTATGCTATGCTCGCTCTCCATGGCCGAGAGAAATAATAAGATTAGAGATATGGTTTCAAATGTCTGCACACACATTTCTGATTTTCTCCTCGTCCTGTTGCTCCACTAGTAGCTTGAAAATCCAC from Lolium rigidum isolate FL_2022 chromosome 4, APGP_CSIRO_Lrig_0.1, whole genome shotgun sequence encodes the following:
- the LOC124650517 gene encoding ABSCISIC ACID-INSENSITIVE 5-like protein 2, coding for MIQAMASHLQSQAGGGGYAGPSGRQPQGLARQGSLYSLTLDEVQNQLTEPLLSMNLDELLKSVFPDGVDPDGAVAGQSEPPSGLHRQGSITMPPELSKKTVDEVWKGILDSPKKKSGDEGGWRRRERQLTLGEMTLEDFLLKAGVVTEGCLKDSSDFPPNMDAAGSSVIAAGAPSSSSTPQAQWLQQYQQQALEPPHPSMAGSFMATQLAPQPLAVATGAILESIYSDGQITSPMLSALSDPQTPGRKRGASSGGVPDKVVERRQKRMIKNRESAARSRARKQAYTNELENKVSHLEEENERLKRQKELDMLMISAPPPEPKYRLRRTSSSPV